ACTAATACATAGTCATACACAGGGACAATCGGGCGCTTCAATGCATCGATACAACATGCCCTGAATGGATCTGAGTAGTTCAATTGCCTAGCTTCATCCAAAGTCATCGGTTTGACGCCCTGACGAGCGCTCAAGTCAGAGTAAACGCCTGGCCGAGTATCGCCGCCCCACGAATGCCTAATATGAACTTGGCTCCAGTCGGGATCTTCCTTGCTATGAACCCTATAGAAGTGTGTAATCAAGGATCTAGCCTGGTTATACAGGCTTCTTGTATGAAAAGTGAAAAGCACTTTTCGATCAGGGAAGTGCAGATGAATATTGGCTACCTTCATAGCGAGAAGGACGGTTTTTCCGGTGCCCGCAAGACCGCGAATCTGCTGGGGACCCGGTGCAATCTGTAGCGCTGCCTTCTCTTGCTCATCATCAAGAAGGGCTATCTCCCTGTCAAGCAGCCTAATAGCGTCACTCAATCGATCAGCGCGCAAAGATGTATTACTGGAGGGCTTCGTCAGTGGTGTGACACCTTGCATTATGGCACGGGCTCGGCGCCAGTAATCCTCGGTAAGTTCTACCTCGAGGCTATGCAAGACAGTTGAAACATCGCCATCCGACCAAATCACCAGTGCGTCTGTAAGGATATCGCCGAACTTTCCACGAAAATCTTGGGCGGAAATCAATGGTAGAGCCAATACTGCTCGAGGTCGCAGGATATCTCTGAGATACCGATCCTCTCCAAAAAGCGATTGCAGCTTGAACGCGAAGTCTTCCAGTTCCAATAGCGGAGCTTCTATCTGCGAATCGTTTACTTGCCATTCCTCTTTTGTTGCTTGTGCGATTTCTTCCAGCCTAAATGGGAGACACCGTATGGCAACAGGGTTGAACTTTGTTAGCAAGAGAGTCAATTCTGCGAATACACCTGTGTTTACCTTGATTGCTAGACAAACGGATTAAAGAGCAAGGCGAGCAGCGAAGCGTACAGCTTGAGAAACAGGCCGAGATTGGTGCGCGCATGGGTCGCTGAACGCCCATCTTCTCGAGCTGGCTGTGAACCGTCTCGATGACCGGACGGAAACGGCGCAGCAGCGCCCGATGTTCGGGGACATCCTGGACCATGTTCTTGCGTCGTTTGGGCAGCAGCAGAATAGCGCCGTAGTAGTCGCACAACGTTTCATCCAGGTCGCTGTTGTAGCCCTTGTCGCCCACGACGGTCGAGCCGGCCGCGAGCTCGGCGGTGAGCCATTGGACCCCGGTCAGGTCGTGCCAAGCGGCTGGCATGACGTCGAAAGCCACTGGCAGGCCGTCACTGCTGCACACCAGATGCAAGCGCCAGCCGAAGAAGGTTTCGTCCTTGGCCGCACAGTGGCCGAAGTAGCGCTTGCCCTGCAGCTTGCGACAGCGTCTCGCCCGCACCCGCTTGCAGACCGGCACCGGCATGCTGTCGATGATGAACACCTCCCCCGCCTGCAGCACCTCCATCAAGACGCTCAGCAGGTGACCGATGTGCTGGCTCAGACGGTGCAGTTTGCGGTTGAACCGCGAGACGCTCAGCCCCGGCAGCGCGCCGATCCGCTGCAATACGCACAAGGCCCGTTCATGGTGGTTTTGGAAGTACCGCGCCGCCACCACCGCCACCGTCAGCACCTCCGCCGCGCTCACCGTCGCTCGCACATCGTCCCGGTAGTTCATCACTTTCAGCACGTCATCCAACACGACATATGCGGTTACAATGTAGGTCTCGTCCATGCGGTTGGCTCGCCTCGTGGCTTTGTTTGGCGACAACCATTCTAGCGACCGCCGCATGGACGACCTCAACTAGCAATCAAGGTTGTGTTTATCTTTATCACGGGATGTTTGTAATAACAGACACCATCGACATGGGATAACTTTTCCGAAATCCAGCGCAAGACGGTCCGAGCCGCGCTGTCTTGCTCGAAAGTGTGAAGTGCGGATAGAAACTCGATCATGCGCCCCAAGTCCTATTGAGACTCGACTATCACGGTATTCTACATGAAACATGACTCTCACGGTCACATTGTATGGGT
The sequence above is a segment of the Candidatus Flexicrinis affinis genome. Coding sequences within it:
- a CDS encoding IS982 family transposase, yielding MDETYIVTAYVVLDDVLKVMNYRDDVRATVSAAEVLTVAVVAARYFQNHHERALCVLQRIGALPGLSVSRFNRKLHRLSQHIGHLLSVLMEVLQAGEVFIIDSMPVPVCKRVRARRCRKLQGKRYFGHCAAKDETFFGWRLHLVCSSDGLPVAFDVMPAAWHDLTGVQWLTAELAAGSTVVGDKGYNSDLDETLCDYYGAILLLPKRRKNMVQDVPEHRALLRRFRPVIETVHSQLEKMGVQRPMRAPISACFSSCTLRCSPCSLIRLSSNQGKHRCIRRIDSLANKVQPCCHTVSPI
- a CDS encoding DEAD/DEAH box helicase family protein, translating into MELEDFAFKLQSLFGEDRYLRDILRPRAVLALPLISAQDFRGKFGDILTDALVIWSDGDVSTVLHSLEVELTEDYWRRARAIMQGVTPLTKPSSNTSLRADRLSDAIRLLDREIALLDDEQEKAALQIAPGPQQIRGLAGTGKTVLLAMKVANIHLHFPDRKVLFTFHTRSLYNQARSLITHFYRVHSKEDPDWSQVHIRHSWGGDTRPGVYSDLSARQGVKPMTLDEARQLNYSDPFRACCIDALKRPIVPVYDYVLVDEAQDMPNEFFQLLYRLTTEPHPITWAYDELQSLIALDIPTPEERFGVDDSGNPLVVLDDQDYPSGIEKDLVLP